One Colius striatus isolate bColStr4 chromosome 7, bColStr4.1.hap1, whole genome shotgun sequence DNA segment encodes these proteins:
- the ANP32A gene encoding acidic leucine-rich nuclear phosphoprotein 32 family member A, whose amino-acid sequence MDMKKRIHLELRNRTPSDVKELVLDNCRSYEGKIEGLTDEFEELEFLSTINVCLTSVADLPKLNKLKKLELSDNRISGGLEVLAEKCPNLTHLNLSGNKIKDLGTIEPLKKLENLKSLDLFNCEVTNLNDYRENVFKLLPQLTYLDGYDRDDKEAPDSDAEGYVEGLDDDEEEEDVLSLVKDRDDKEAPDSDAEGYVEGLDDEEEDEDEEEYDDDAQVVEDEEDEEEEEEGEEEDVSGEEEEDEEGYNDGEVDDDEDEEEPDEERGQKRKRDPEDEGDEDD is encoded by the exons GTGAAAGAGCTCGTTCTTGACAACTGCAGGTCGTACGAAGGCAAAATCGAAGGCCTCACAGATGAGTTTGAAGAGCTGGAATTCTTAAGCACAATCAATGTATGCTTAACCTCAGTTGCAGACTTACCAAAGTTAAACAAACTCAAGAAG CTCGAGCTAAGTGACAACAGAATCTCAGGAGGCCTGGAAGTGTTGGCAGAAAAGTGTCCCAACCTCACGCATCTAAACCTAAGCGGCAACAAAATAAAAGATCTCGGTACAATAGAACCTCTG aaaaagttagaaaacctgaagagtttaGATCTTTTCAATTGCGAGGTCACCAACTTGAACGATTACAGAGAAAACGTGTTCAAGCTCCTCCCCCAACTCACATACCTCGATGGCTACGACCGGGATGACAAAGAGGCACCAGACTCTGATGCAGAGGGCTACGTGGAGGGCTTGGATGacgacgaggaggaggaggatg TCTTATCCCTAGTGAAAGATCGGGATGACAAAGAAGCGCCGGACTCTGACGCAGAGGGCTACGTGGAGGGCTTGGACgacgaggaggaagatgaggatg AAGAGGAGTATGATGATGATGCTCAGGTAGTAGAAGACGAAgaagacgaggaggaagaggaggaaggagaagaggaggatgtgAGCGGGGAAGAGGAG GAGGATGAAGAAGGCTACAACGATGGGGAGGTAGATGACGACGAAGACGAGGAAGAGCCCG ATGAGGAGCGGGGACAGAAGAGAAAACGAGACCCTGAAGACGAAGGGGATGAAGATGACTAA